In Leptolyngbya sp. NIES-2104, the genomic window TATCAAGCAGCTCCATAAATTCATTGAGAGGCATTTTAAGTTGAGACAAGTAGGAGATCAAGGTTATAGAGCAGTAAGGGTAAATTGCAATGAGTCAACTCGGATTTTGGGATTGGGAAGACTGTCAAAGCCAGCTCAATAGGAAGAAGGGTTTACTGGTTCGACTCAATGAAATCGTAGATCGGGAAACGATTCGCACTCAACTAGAGCGAATTCATGACAATTCACATCAAGCGTCAAGCAGGACGCAAGCAGCTTGATGTGATGTTCAAGCTCTTGGTGTTGCAGCAGTTGTACACCATCAGCGATAACAAGACAAAGTTAAAGGTGGAAATATGACATCTACTCAATATCAGATTGGCCTTGTGCTTTATCCTGGCCTAACGCAACTTGATTTGACTGGTCCTTATCAGGTGTTCGCATTCATGCCAGATACGCAGGTGCATCTTTTATGGAAGACGTTAGAGCCAGTGAAAAGCAGCGAGGGCTTGAGTCTTTTACCCACCATGACGTTTGAGCAGTGCCCTGCCCTTGATGTGCTATGTGTTCCCGGTGGAGCGATCGGACAGGTGGAAATGATGCGCGATGAAGAAGTGTTGAATTTTTTGCGACAGCAAGGCGAGACCGCCAAGTTCATCACTTCTGTTTGCACTGGCTCTTTGATTTTGGTGGCGGCAGGGTTGCTGCAAGGTTATCGAGCCGCTTGTCACTGGGCATTTCGCGACCAGCTTGCCATGCTAGGCGTCGAGGTGAGAACAGAGCGAATTGTAATCGATCGCAACCGCATCACAGGTGGCGGGGTCACGGCGGGAATTGACTTTGGGCTACTTGTTGCCGCAAAGCTCGTTGGTGAAGAAACTGCCAAAGTGATTCAGCTTGTACTGGAGTACAATCCAGCACCGCCCTTTGATGCAGGTTCACCCGAAACAGCAGGAGAGGCAATCGTCGAAAAATTCAACCAGATGGGCAGACCGCTACAAACCGTATCACTCGCGCAAACTCGGCAAACAGCCGATCGCTTCGCTTGGGTTTATCCGTCTAATTGAGAAGACCTGGATGGGCAATTGGTGACAAGTCGCTTGTGTGCCAACTGTCCAAAATCAAGCAATTCAATCGAAATCGACGGTGGTGCATCAAAGAATTGTTGGATACGTGACGATGTCCTGCCAGATCTAAGCTCGCTCAGGAGTTTTGCTCGCCCCACTGCTGTAGTTTTCAATTGGCTATGTTGCCAGATCTAATTGAAGTAACCCACCCCTAATCGCATTGAGCAAGACACCGAGCGCGACTTCTACTTGTCGGCTCAGGAGGCGGTGGAGTACAGCTTGATTGACCAGGTGATCGATCGTCACTCGATCGAAACTGATTTCATCAGCAGTCGTGAAGTGACGACAGCACTCACCTCTAAATAGAACCTAAAAAGAAATGTCCCAACGATGCTAGTTAGTGTCCTTTAGCATCGTTGGGTACTCACTAAAAAGCGGGTTTATGCAAATGACGAAAATTCGGCTTGCGCAATTGAGTGATGCTAAGGCTTTATTGACACTTGCTCAAGGGTTGGCAACAACATTTGTTGTTGAGCCGCAGGCGTTTGATATCGCTCTGCCAGAAATTCTCGCTGATTCGTCAAGCTATTTGGCTGTGGCAGTTCACAATGACGACAACCGGGCAGGCGAAGTCGAACCTGTAGGCTATATCCTTGGCTTCCATCACTTCACGTTCTACGCGAACGGACGAGTCGCTTGGGTTGCAGAGATTGTCGTTCACGAAACGTTCCGCAGAAGAGGAATTGGAACATTACTGATGCAGAGTTTTGAAGCATGGGCAGCTGGTCAAGATGCAAAGATCGTTGCCCTCTCTAGCCGTCGCGCAGTTCCGTTTTATGAAGCATTGGGGTATGAAGAATCTGCACGCTACCTGCGAAAGTTTCTCTAAACTAGGAACACAGGCAACTTAATTACAACCTTGGTAAGCAGCGATGTCTCAACATCTAGCAACTGTTCAATGGCAACGCAATGGCGTGACATTTACCGACCATCAATACAGCCGCGAACATATTTGGCAGTTTGATGGAGGAATGGAAATTGTCGCATCCGCTTCTCCACAGAATGTTCGAGAACCCTATACCAATCCTGCCTGCGTTGACCCTGAAGAAGCCTTTGTTGCCTCGCTGTCAAGCTGTCACATGCTCTGGTTCCTCGCAATCGCCGCCAAGCAAAAGTTTGTGGTTGAGCGGTATCTCGATCGAGCCGTTGGCATATTGGAAAAGGACGAAGCTGGAAACCTTGCGATCACCCAGGTTCGCCTCCGTCCAGAAATCATGTTTGCTGGAGACGACCAGCCAACCGACCAGCAAGTTGAAGAAATGCACGAGGCAGCTCACGATCGCTGCTTTCTGGCGAATTCTGTGAAGACGCAAATCCTAGTGGAAGCCGTCACATCCTTACAGCAATGTGGGGGTTGTTCGAGCCGTTCTCTGCTATTCGAGTAAAGATATTTCAAGGCTTTGTTTTTTAGATGACTGTTCAGTCAGTGTTACAGGGCATCATGCTGATGTATTCGACTTACCCCAAAAGTTTTCCGCTTAATCAGGTTAAAGTTCAAGTCATTCAGGAGTTTTGCAACGATTTCTAAATTCGATAGGCAGGTATGATCATTGCTTATCTTCATTCTGTTCCCAATCTTTCTTGGTAGCTTCATTTGCGGGAAACAAACATTCAACTTTGGCGGAGTTCTGCCACCCGTCCTGCAATCGGTATTCGTTGCAGATTGGGATACCAATGAGTCGCGCTACAGTTTTTGCGATCAAGCCGCAATGACTCTGGAAGTGCAGTCATTGCGCTCAGATCATAACTTCGCCCCTGACACAGCCATTTAAGCCGTCGCCATAGCACTCAGGAAGAACATGATGAAGCAAAACTTGACCGCGTGCTGAATATCATCCTACCTCCCGCAGCCCGAGACTTCTGGTACAAATAGTTGTTACAGTTACAGTAAGCGATCACACGATAGGAGCAAGAAAATGAAACTACCATTTACAGGTGGTTGCATGTGCGGTGAAATTCGCTATGAATGTTTGGCAGAACCAATGGTGACGGCAAATTGCCACTGTCGAGATTGCCAACGGGTATCAGGGAGTGCGTTTCTCGCTGGGTTTATTGTGCCACTCAATGCAGTGGCGATCGTAGGAGAAGTTAGATACTACGATGTTATCGGAGATAGCGGCAACATCATCAGTCGGGGCTTTTGTCCAACCTGTGGTTCTCGATTATTTGGTAAGCGGGCAACGGGTGATCTGCTCAGCATTACAGCCGCGAGTCTAGATGATCCAAGCTGGTTTCGTCCCACGATGGATTGCTACACCGCCAGTGCCCAACCCTGGGATTATATGAATCCAGATTTGCCGAAGTTTGCTCAATTTCCGCCGCTTGATGCTTCTGTAGCAGACTGAATTCAGCAGGGCTAGTGGTATGAAGCAGACGGTAGTGCCATTTAGGAAAAAACAGGAGAAATCAGCAGACTTTGTGCCACGACTTCCCGTCGGCATTGTTCATTGTAGTCATGGATAAAGTTCTAAATGGCGCTGATATGATTGTCCAGCTTCTTCGAGAATGACAAGGTTTTTCGGACTAAGTGGGACACTCGTTGTCGTAAGGTATTGTTGAAGCGCTCAATGTAACTGGTCAGCCTGCTCTCTTTGCCGACGGCTCGATGTCGCTTGCTTGGCAGTGCAACCGGGTAGGACACCCAGAAATCGGTGTAACACACCGCACACTGCCGATACAGGGCGGGTAAGGACTGCCACAGGGCTTTGGCGGATTCCCCAGAACGATCGCCCACATAATAAACGACAATTTCACGAGTTTCGACATCAATGGCTAACCAGACCCATTGTTCGTTGCCTTTATCATCTACAAACGACCACATTTCATCGATCTGCACCGTCAATCGTCGTCGCGCTTTCGGTTGCACTTGGACTCGCTGAGGCACCGTGGCGTAGCAGGCATTGATGTACTGAGGTGATCCAGCTTCCACTGATTTGCAAGCTGCGAGCAATGCCTACTAGTGGAATCTTTTCGAGCAACATTCGCTTAATCGTGGCTTTGGTATCATCGCTAATTCGTCTCCAGTTTGGCTTTTCAACGAACTACCGTCCACAGGCGCAACATTTGTAATTCTGGTTGCCGTGGCGAGTTATTAGACGACAGCGACATTGGCGGGTTGGCGACAGCCAGGAATCCTGCCAGACAGTCGATCATACGTGTCGCGACAACTATGATCGGAGCCGAAAGCTATACATGGCGAGAGATCTACGGTATCAACATTTAGAAGTCTCATTTGTCGATCGTACTTTTAGAGCAGGTTTCCTGGCTGTCGTCCCGCCGATCATGGTTGTCATTTAACAGCGAGTCGTCCCATTCTTATTGATGTCATTCAAGCCACAGGTCGGACAAGTGAGTAAAGGTTTAATCATCAACGTTGTGAGGTCGTTAGTCTCCGTTCTTTATTCTCGCTCACTCTTTTTTCTACATCCTTCCCTAAATGGCACTACCCGTCCGTTTACGATCGCACATAAACGGTTGTCATGCCGTAAAGCGCTGTTAACCGTGCTTCCAGGTTTGTCGTGTGAGTTGCCATTCAATTGAGTGCCACCCTCGTTCTTGCATCCAGTCTGGGCTGGGTGGCGTTGAGATCGCCACCAATCCATAGCGTTGAGCCAACCGCGTTAACCCATCTATTGGCACTCACAGAAATGCCGCGAATCTCCTGGAGATCTAGATCGCGAAATCCAAACTCAATCAAAGCTGCCGCAATTTCGATGGCGTAGGCATAGCGTTCCCAGAACTGCGGCGCTAGTTCTATCCCCAGTTCAGCCCAATCAGAATTGTTCTGCTCGCGGCGCAGTCCAGCGCAGCCGATAAGTTGTGGCGATCGCCGATCGCATCGCGCTACGGCGCTCGCGCAGCGGGCAAGCCGATCGACAACTGCCAACTGATAGTGCCGACGAGGAGACTCTGCTGTCCATTGACTGAAAAGCTGGAGCAATTCATGGCTGAAGCTGCTGGTGACTTCTGCTGCTGCACAAAATTCAGCATAGCGAGGGTCTGCACGATAGGCAGAAAATGCAGGTTCATCTGCTGGGATAAAGTCGCGCAACAAAAATCGCTGGGTGACAATTTCCATAGTCAGTCCGTTTAGTGTTCACCTGACCCACTGGACAAGTTGAATCACAACACCATTTGGATCGCTCACCTGAAAGAATCGCTCTCCCCAGGGTTCGGTCTCGATCGCAGTAGTAATTGGTACACCTTCTGATTGGATTCGCGCATATTCTCGATCGATGTCATCGACCACAAAGACAACAAGCAGACCGTCCGCTCGATGTCCTTGCATCTGAATCGGTTTAAAGCTTGCCAGTCCCGTCCGAAGAAAGATCAAATTAAAGCCAGCATCGGGTCTGGAAAGAGAGATAAAGCCCTCGGCTGACATTTCTTCGTGGAAGCCAAAATGCTGCTTGACAAATGTTGCCGATGCCGTCACATCATCCACGTTGAGTGAAAGCGCTGATGCCGTAATTTGCATGAGATTTCAATGACTTTGCTTAGATTATTCCCTGTCAGCATGACACAGGACTCAGATCCAGGAATTGTAAAAAAGTGACCTTAATGGGGCAACTCCACATGGCAGGGATGAAAGCCTCGTTGGGATAGATACTCGGTCGGCGTACAATCCGCGAATGCCCGAAACTCGTGAATCAGGTGTGCCTGATCGAAATAGCCACAGGTGAAAACAACATCCATCCAGTCAACCTGGTTTTTCCCTGGCAGCAGATTCAAAACCTGCTGAAACCGCTGAATGCGACAAAACAGCTTTGGCGTTAATCCGACCTGGTTCCGAAAGAGCTGGTTGAAATGGCGGGTACTGAATCCAATTTGATCGGCTACGGCACTCATGGTTGGCAGCCTGGATCGCTGAAACTGCTGCAAGGCAAAATCGACAGCAGGATGGCGATTGGGCGATCCAGAACGAATCAGCTTCGCTGACCGCAGCATCTGCATCAAAAATTTTTCTAGCACCTGAAACCGAGTTGCTGGGGTAGATACTTGCAGTAGGCGATCGCGCAATTCTGCGGCATGACCTTTCCACAATTCATTCAATGAAATATTTTCATTATGGAGTTCACCAGCAGCTAAACCCAGGAATGCAATCCCTCCTGCGGGTCTGAAATGCACACCCATTGCAGATGTTTTGCGATCGACCTGGACAATAAAACTCTCAGAATGGGTGCCGCAAAGCATTGTGCCATTGGTGCTGCCGCACTGGACTCGATGGCGATCAAATAGTGGAATGCTGTCTTCACGGAGATTAATGACTAATTCCATTGTCCCCATGGGCAGCAATCGGGTCTGTACTACTGACGGATGCTCACCTTCTCTTAGCCAAAAGAATTCGATGAACTGTGAGAGGGGCGATGGGGGAATATAAGTTTGATAAATCATTGCTGTTTAGTCACCTGCTAACAATTGACAGTGTATTGACCAGACTTGCTCCTACCGCATCACCTTTTTGGCTTAACATCTCTATACCGTTTACTCATCGCACGCACCCGATCGATCATTGCTGGAACTCGGCAGAATGACTGAACGCCCTGATTGAATTGACAACGTTGTGCAGCCTTTCTACTGCTGTCGTTCTGCAAACTCAGAGAGCAGCGCTGGATAATTCTCTGGCAATGGAAGTTTGTTAAAGCTATGGATAGCAGGTGTCGTTGCCCAAGGCAGCTTTTCGTCCGTGTAGGTCTCAATAAAAGGACTAAAAGCTTGGGCATCCTCCATCATCGTTGCTCGGACATTGACAAATTCATCCATTCCTTCTGGACGTGTGAACAGCCAACTCATGCAGTGTTCACAAAAGTAATGACGCGTTGCACCCTGTAGTCCACCGATGACAGGTTCACCCAACGTTACGTTGAATCCATTGCTGGGATAAAGTGCGCTCAAGCTAAAGGCGCTTGCAGTCATGCGCTGGCATCCCGTACAGTGACACGCCATGGTCATTAGGGGTTCTGAATTGACTTCAAATTGAACCCGCCCGCACCTACATTGACCCGTTCGATGAGAATTACTGTTTGTCATCGTTGACTCCTTATCGCTGTCACGACACCATCATTATGCTTGACGTTCAACAGCTTAACGATCGAGCTAACTGAATGTAGGTAACCTCTACCACTCAAAGGACAATTCTATGCTCCGTTCTAGTTCAGCAATTGGGTGGGCAATAGGTTTGGTTACGGCTTCTTTGCAAATAGATAAGCGCGGCAAGTCTGAACCTCGACATCAGGATATGGGTCTCTTTCGACTGCTTCCTCTAACTCAAAGCCTGCCGTCCGAAGCTCCTCTTTATATCCGGAACCACACCCTAAATCACAGATTTCTCCAATGCTGTCTACCTTCTCAATGAACCAATCTAACATCTTGCGGTCAAACGGCTTCCTGTCCAACTCCGCATAAAACCGCTTGGCGTATGCTTCCGCCACACGGTCGTAACTGTTTTGCAACGCTGTCTGCGATCGTTCCATTGGTTCACCCTCCACAAGTTCAAGCAAAGCTGCTCAACGCCGCGTTTAGCCGCAACGCGAAGGGCGCGGTAACCCGATCTTAGTCGTCTTGCATCCAGATTCGACCGCGAATGCCTGCATCCAGCGCATAGAGAAGCATGTCCAACCGACTGCTCCCCACCTGACGAGCGGGCATCTGCTGCAAGACTTCGCACACTTCAGGGGTGGCGTGCTCGACCGCCCAACAAACCTCGCTATCACCGATGCTGGGATCGCTGGCGTGATTGAGTTCCAATGCCAGTGCGGCATAGGCCGCTGGGCCAAGAATGTGCTTTGTTTGGTGGACGGTCGCCAACGGATGCGTGTAGGCGATCGCTGCTGCAAGACTCGCGGCGCGAGCAGCAGCTACCGCAGCGGGATTGCTGGCTTCACGTGCAGCAGCATTTGCCCTCCAAGCAAGGGAGCGTAACTGAGCCGTGCGCTTTCCTCCACAGGCAAACTCCCGGATGCCTTCAATTGCCGCACAGGGTCGGGAATCTAAATCAACATGCGTCTCATACACCGACAGTGCCCGCTCAGCGCAATCCGCAGCCCAGCTTCCCAGGAACCTGAGGGACTCCAAGCTCAACGTGATCGGGTTGGACTCACGACCCATCCTTCACCTCCTGACAATGCGGGTATCACTGGGCTACGAGCGGTTCCACAAGGATGCTTAACGCTGCTCATCCACTGCTAATGAACTCTTAATCCCACAGACTAACCTGAATACGATCGGGTGTATGGACTATGTTAGCTGGATCAAACTCAGTCCTCGATCGCCTCAACACCCAGTTGCTTCAGTCGCTCAAGGTTGTCCTGCATGGCTTTGAGCTGTTCGGGAGAGTGCCCCTGCCAATGGGTGACCTCGCCCGTGACCCGCAGCGGTTCCCGCGATCGATACGACTTCGTTGGATTCCCTGGGAATTTCTTGTCCGTCACATTGGGGTCATCCTCGATTGCTCCGAGCGGTTCCACGATGTAGATTCTGCTGCGTCCTTTACCGAGAGCCAACTCAGCCCCCCAAATTGCTGCATCCAAGGTGGCAGCCAAATAAACGTAGGTCGCCTGCTTCCGCTGGCCATAGTTGGAGTGATAGCCAGGTTCGATCAGGTCTCCTGGCTTCAGGTCAGCCCGTGTGCCGTGATAAAGAGTCCACGCTATGACCTCGCCCATGACCCGCAACGGCTCGTGGGAGCGGTATGACATCGACAGATGCTTCGGAGCCTTCTGATCCGTCAGTTCGGGGGCAGCTTCAATCGAACCAATCGGCTCCACGAGGTAGACTCTGCCATGACCTTCGCCGATCGCCAGCTCTGCCCCCCAGATAGCCGCATCCAGATTGGGGGTGAAGTAGACATAGGTTGCCATTCTATTTGGATTACCGACATTCGGGGAATTGCCGGACTCGATCAGGTCTCCTGGCTTCAGGTCAGCCTTTGTGCCGTGATAGAACTGCTGCGAACTCAGGTCGTCGATTGCTGCCATTGGCTCACTCCTGATACTGTTTGGTGTGTTG contains:
- a CDS encoding DJ-1/PfpI family protein, translating into MTSTQYQIGLVLYPGLTQLDLTGPYQVFAFMPDTQVHLLWKTLEPVKSSEGLSLLPTMTFEQCPALDVLCVPGGAIGQVEMMRDEEVLNFLRQQGETAKFITSVCTGSLILVAAGLLQGYRAACHWAFRDQLAMLGVEVRTERIVIDRNRITGGGVTAGIDFGLLVAAKLVGEETAKVIQLVLEYNPAPPFDAGSPETAGEAIVEKFNQMGRPLQTVSLAQTRQTADRFAWVYPSN
- a CDS encoding ATP-dependent Clp protease proteolytic subunit — encoded protein: MEQDTERDFYLSAQEAVEYSLIDQVIDRHSIETDFISSREVTTALTSK
- a CDS encoding GNAT family N-acetyltransferase; protein product: MQMTKIRLAQLSDAKALLTLAQGLATTFVVEPQAFDIALPEILADSSSYLAVAVHNDDNRAGEVEPVGYILGFHHFTFYANGRVAWVAEIVVHETFRRRGIGTLLMQSFEAWAAGQDAKIVALSSRRAVPFYEALGYEESARYLRKFL
- a CDS encoding OsmC family protein, which produces MSQHLATVQWQRNGVTFTDHQYSREHIWQFDGGMEIVASASPQNVREPYTNPACVDPEEAFVASLSSCHMLWFLAIAAKQKFVVERYLDRAVGILEKDEAGNLAITQVRLRPEIMFAGDDQPTDQQVEEMHEAAHDRCFLANSVKTQILVEAVTSLQQCGGCSSRSLLFE
- a CDS encoding GFA family protein, which translates into the protein MKLPFTGGCMCGEIRYECLAEPMVTANCHCRDCQRVSGSAFLAGFIVPLNAVAIVGEVRYYDVIGDSGNIISRGFCPTCGSRLFGKRATGDLLSITAASLDDPSWFRPTMDCYTASAQPWDYMNPDLPKFAQFPPLDASVAD
- a CDS encoding GNAT family N-acetyltransferase, with the protein product MEIVTQRFLLRDFIPADEPAFSAYRADPRYAEFCAAAEVTSSFSHELLQLFSQWTAESPRRHYQLAVVDRLARCASAVARCDRRSPQLIGCAGLRREQNNSDWAELGIELAPQFWERYAYAIEIAAALIEFGFRDLDLQEIRGISVSANRWVNAVGSTLWIGGDLNATQPRLDARTRVALN
- a CDS encoding VOC family protein, with translation MQITASALSLNVDDVTASATFVKQHFGFHEEMSAEGFISLSRPDAGFNLIFLRTGLASFKPIQMQGHRADGLLVVFVVDDIDREYARIQSEGVPITTAIETEPWGERFFQVSDPNGVVIQLVQWVR
- a CDS encoding AraC family transcriptional regulator, which codes for MIYQTYIPPSPLSQFIEFFWLREGEHPSVVQTRLLPMGTMELVINLREDSIPLFDRHRVQCGSTNGTMLCGTHSESFIVQVDRKTSAMGVHFRPAGGIAFLGLAAGELHNENISLNELWKGHAAELRDRLLQVSTPATRFQVLEKFLMQMLRSAKLIRSGSPNRHPAVDFALQQFQRSRLPTMSAVADQIGFSTRHFNQLFRNQVGLTPKLFCRIQRFQQVLNLLPGKNQVDWMDVVFTCGYFDQAHLIHEFRAFADCTPTEYLSQRGFHPCHVELPH
- a CDS encoding GFA family protein, yielding MTNSNSHRTGQCRCGRVQFEVNSEPLMTMACHCTGCQRMTASAFSLSALYPSNGFNVTLGEPVIGGLQGATRHYFCEHCMSWLFTRPEGMDEFVNVRATMMEDAQAFSPFIETYTDEKLPWATTPAIHSFNKLPLPENYPALLSEFAERQQ
- a CDS encoding putative immunity protein; this translates as MESLRFLGSWAADCAERALSVYETHVDLDSRPCAAIEGIREFACGGKRTAQLRSLAWRANAAAREASNPAAVAAARAASLAAAIAYTHPLATVHQTKHILGPAAYAALALELNHASDPSIGDSEVCWAVEHATPEVCEVLQQMPARQVGSSRLDMLLYALDAGIRGRIWMQDD
- the arr gene encoding NAD(+)--rifampin ADP-ribosyltransferase, whose translation is MAAIDDLSSQQFYHGTKADLKPGDLIESGNSPNVGNPNRMATYVYFTPNLDAAIWGAELAIGEGHGRVYLVEPIGSIEAAPELTDQKAPKHLSMSYRSHEPLRVMGEVIAWTLYHGTRADLKPGDLIEPGYHSNYGQRKQATYVYLAATLDAAIWGAELALGKGRSRIYIVEPLGAIEDDPNVTDKKFPGNPTKSYRSREPLRVTGEVTHWQGHSPEQLKAMQDNLERLKQLGVEAIED